One genomic region from candidate division WOR-3 bacterium encodes:
- a CDS encoding AAA family ATPase: MVDEIVIGQSRMTDVIIYSLFCGGNTLITGVPGLGKTLTVHTIAALLDLDFRRIQFTPDLMPSDITGSDVLEEDALTGKREFRFIKGPVFANIILADEINRTPPKTQAALLEAMQERQVTASGKTFKLSEPFFVMATQNPIEQEGTYPLPEAELDRFMFSYNMDYPTSADEARITLETTAERKIKITPILGKQDLEKFKKLIERIPVSSDLINKAVEVTGLTRPKNSRLDWVKKYILWGAGTRACQNLIFGAKARAACENRPTPDEEDLFYFLDFVLRHRIVLSFAAEAEQVTQEDILGMLKKEFKRR; this comes from the coding sequence ATGGTCGATGAAATTGTCATTGGCCAGTCCCGGATGACAGACGTCATAATATATTCGCTTTTCTGCGGAGGGAATACCCTGATAACGGGTGTTCCGGGCCTGGGCAAAACATTGACAGTTCATACTATAGCGGCTCTTCTCGATCTCGATTTCAGGAGGATTCAATTCACCCCGGATTTGATGCCGTCCGATATAACAGGATCGGATGTTTTGGAAGAGGATGCCTTGACGGGGAAAAGGGAATTCAGGTTCATAAAAGGGCCGGTGTTCGCGAACATAATTTTAGCCGATGAAATCAACAGAACTCCTCCTAAAACTCAGGCGGCTCTTCTCGAGGCGATGCAGGAAAGACAGGTGACCGCTTCCGGAAAGACATTCAAACTGTCGGAGCCTTTTTTCGTAATGGCGACTCAAAACCCTATTGAGCAGGAAGGCACATACCCTCTTCCTGAGGCCGAACTCGACAGGTTTATGTTCAGCTATAACATGGATTATCCAACTTCAGCGGATGAAGCGAGGATAACACTTGAAACTACAGCCGAGAGAAAAATCAAAATTACCCCCATACTCGGAAAGCAAGATCTTGAGAAGTTCAAAAAGCTTATTGAAAGAATACCTGTTTCTTCGGATTTGATAAACAAGGCGGTTGAAGTCACCGGGTTGACTCGGCCAAAAAATTCGCGCCTGGATTGGGTTAAAAAATATATACTTTGGGGAGCCGGTACAAGGGCATGTCAAAATCTCATTTTTGGCGCGAAAGCCAGGGCGGCTTGTGAAAACCGGCCGACGCCGGATGAGGAAGATCTCTTTTATTTTCTCGATTTCGTTTTACGCCACAGAATTGTCTTGAGCTTCGCGGCTGAAGCTGAACAAGTAACGCAGGAAGATATTTTGGGAATGTTGAAAAAAGAATTCAAACGGAGGTAG
- a CDS encoding mannose-1-phosphate guanylyltransferase: MTDCFTSIIIAGGKGERFWPLSTPERPKQFISIWNDRKESMLDFTYRRLEQFSPGNTWILTTRLLETTLDSAGYEKSKLMFEPFGRNTAMAVAYASVMFEDSILGVFPADHVIEGNDGFFRSLERAVDLAKNGEIVIFGMEPNRPDTGYGYIEIGEKTGIISHRVSSFKEKPDVKTAEQYLEKRGYLWNGGMFVFNSSVMLESFRKNAPQFEKSLSLLKEFKTAKDDCLLEEAYAEAPSLPIDIAIIEKAKNVQCVTCDFFWDDVGSWLALKRLKKSDSNGNVIIGKVSVRDVRNSILLAEDSLIAMGLANTVVIQGKSGTLVSSIENINDLKMSVGNLNEDTSGDK; the protein is encoded by the coding sequence ATGACAGATTGTTTTACTTCGATAATCATCGCGGGGGGGAAAGGCGAACGTTTCTGGCCTCTGAGCACACCTGAAAGACCGAAACAATTTATATCTATCTGGAATGACCGAAAAGAGAGCATGCTCGACTTCACATACAGAAGACTTGAACAGTTTTCTCCGGGAAACACGTGGATACTGACCACGCGTCTGCTGGAAACCACACTCGATTCGGCTGGTTATGAAAAGAGTAAATTGATGTTTGAACCCTTCGGAAGGAACACTGCTATGGCGGTCGCATACGCTTCGGTGATGTTTGAAGATTCTATTTTGGGTGTTTTTCCGGCGGATCATGTCATTGAGGGAAACGACGGATTTTTTCGATCGTTGGAAAGAGCAGTTGATTTGGCTAAAAACGGAGAAATAGTCATATTCGGAATGGAGCCGAACAGACCGGACACTGGTTATGGATACATTGAGATTGGGGAGAAGACCGGTATCATCTCTCACCGTGTTTCATCCTTCAAAGAAAAACCGGACGTTAAAACCGCTGAACAATACCTTGAAAAAAGGGGCTACCTCTGGAACGGGGGAATGTTTGTGTTCAATTCAAGTGTAATGCTCGAATCTTTTAGAAAAAATGCCCCTCAATTTGAAAAATCGCTTTCTTTGCTCAAAGAATTCAAGACGGCAAAAGATGATTGTTTGCTCGAAGAGGCTTACGCTGAAGCCCCTTCTCTGCCTATAGACATTGCCATAATAGAAAAAGCTAAAAACGTTCAATGCGTTACCTGCGATTTTTTCTGGGACGACGTAGGATCTTGGCTTGCGTTGAAAAGGCTAAAAAAGTCTGACTCAAACGGAAATGTCATAATAGGGAAAGTGTCCGTCAGAGACGTCAGAAATTCCATACTGCTTGCAGAAGACTCTCTGATAGCCATGGGCTTGGCAAACACGGTAGTCATACAGGGAAAATCAGGAACTTTGGTTTCGAGTATTGAAAACATAAATGATTTGAAAATGTCGGTCGGAAATCTTAATGAAGATACTTCTGGCGACAAATAA
- a CDS encoding tyrosine-type recombinase/integrase, with protein MKENYRKTTVSRKISALKNYFRAKLKDKSPADRVNPLKKDQYLPSFVSEKDMESLISKKAPSSPDNFRDEVIIDLLYSTGIRSEELVKIDIEDVDLTEREIRVLGKRQKTRIAPFPEALLQKLTLYISQRKKIDSKDSSQALFLGKRGRRINTREVRRIVHRAISPFVKADRMGAHVLRHSFATHLLDNGADLRFVQELLGHASPTTTQIYTHVSLKRLKQVYKRAHPRSGKKD; from the coding sequence ATGAAAGAAAATTACAGGAAAACCACAGTGTCGAGAAAAATATCGGCTCTTAAAAATTATTTTAGGGCAAAATTGAAAGACAAAAGCCCAGCGGATAGAGTTAACCCTTTGAAAAAAGACCAATACCTCCCATCCTTCGTCAGTGAAAAAGACATGGAATCACTGATCTCAAAAAAAGCCCCTTCATCTCCGGATAATTTCAGGGACGAAGTCATTATTGACCTTTTATACAGCACAGGCATCAGGTCTGAGGAGCTTGTAAAAATCGACATAGAAGACGTCGACCTCACGGAAAGGGAAATAAGGGTTCTGGGAAAAAGGCAAAAGACGAGAATAGCTCCTTTTCCCGAAGCTCTTCTGCAGAAACTGACGCTTTATATTTCTCAGAGAAAAAAAATCGATTCAAAGGATTCATCTCAAGCGCTTTTTCTCGGAAAGCGCGGTAGAAGGATAAACACGAGAGAAGTCAGGAGAATAGTCCACAGAGCGATATCTCCTTTTGTGAAAGCCGACAGAATGGGAGCCCACGTCTTGAGGCACTCCTTCGCGACGCATCTACTCGACAACGGAGCCGATTTGAGGTTTGTCCAGGAGCTTCTCGGGCACGCGAGCCCAACCACGACACAGATTTACACCCACGTATCCCTTAAAAGACTCAAACAGGTCTACAAGAGAGCCCATCCGAGGTCCGGCAAAAAGGATTAG
- a CDS encoding rhomboid family intramembrane serine protease, translating to MNSFGPVTKGFLFLCVIVFIAQIFLGQEAGLNFLALKFGLIPLKVWKSFEVWRLATYNFIHGGFFHLFLNLFVFWMFGTELENRWGSFEFLIYIAIGGFGAGLLHVVVSYKSLIPVIGSSGIVFALLLAYGLEFPNRKLYLYFLFPIKAKYLALLLGVVEILMIFSDNSSNIAHLAHLGGMVFGLAYLKVFKRQKPSSRQSYYNVPYRVFNQDEKSIKTGGLIKFYDDETIKRELDRILEKINYQGKDSLTVEEIMILKEAGRRFNRNYS from the coding sequence ATGAACAGCTTTGGCCCTGTCACCAAGGGATTCTTGTTTCTGTGCGTGATTGTTTTCATCGCGCAGATATTTCTTGGTCAGGAAGCCGGTTTGAATTTTTTGGCTCTCAAATTCGGTCTTATTCCACTGAAAGTTTGGAAGAGTTTCGAGGTCTGGAGGCTGGCGACATACAACTTCATACACGGAGGTTTTTTCCACCTCTTTCTCAACCTCTTTGTTTTTTGGATGTTTGGAACGGAGCTCGAAAACAGATGGGGCAGCTTTGAATTTTTAATATACATCGCCATTGGAGGGTTCGGCGCCGGTTTGCTTCATGTAGTAGTGAGTTACAAATCCCTGATACCCGTCATCGGATCTTCGGGGATTGTTTTCGCCCTCTTGTTGGCTTATGGACTGGAGTTTCCGAACAGAAAATTATACCTTTATTTCCTGTTTCCGATTAAGGCAAAATATTTAGCTCTTCTTCTCGGTGTTGTTGAGATTCTGATGATTTTCTCAGACAATTCCTCAAACATAGCCCATCTGGCTCATTTGGGGGGGATGGTCTTCGGGCTCGCTTATTTAAAGGTTTTCAAAAGACAAAAGCCTTCTTCCAGGCAGTCTTATTACAACGTTCCTTACAGAGTATTCAACCAGGACGAAAAATCGATTAAGACGGGAGGACTCATAAAATTCTATGACGATGAGACAATCAAAAGAGAACTCGACAGGATACTCGAGAAGATAAATTACCAGGGAAAAGACTCTCTTACAGTAGAAGAAATAATGATTTTAAAGGAAGCGGGTAGGCGGTTCAACAGGAACTATTCCTGA
- the rdgB gene encoding RdgB/HAM1 family non-canonical purine NTP pyrophosphatase, with the protein MKILLATNNQDKRKEISEVLFSCPVEIVLPETWRTTSLPDVIEDGKTYEENSLKKARSYSLWSGLNSLADDTGLEVEALKGEPGVYSARYAGENASYKDNIDLLLEKLKGEENRMAKFVCVVCLFLANSENYFFRGEIRGRITYSTHGNKGFGYDPIFLPEGHAETFAQMPQKLKNSISHRALALKAFSDWLKSFDLNYIDN; encoded by the coding sequence ATGAAGATACTTCTGGCGACAAATAACCAAGACAAGAGAAAGGAAATCTCCGAAGTACTGTTTTCTTGCCCGGTTGAAATCGTCTTACCGGAGACTTGGAGAACAACCTCTTTACCAGATGTGATCGAAGACGGCAAGACATATGAGGAAAACTCATTGAAGAAAGCCAGATCATATTCTCTTTGGTCGGGTTTGAATTCTCTGGCAGACGACACGGGACTGGAGGTAGAAGCGCTAAAAGGAGAACCTGGAGTTTATTCGGCGAGATACGCAGGAGAGAACGCTTCTTACAAAGACAACATCGATCTCTTGCTCGAAAAATTAAAAGGCGAAGAAAACAGAATGGCAAAATTTGTCTGCGTTGTCTGCCTGTTTCTTGCAAACAGTGAAAATTATTTTTTCAGGGGGGAAATAAGAGGAAGAATTACTTATTCAACTCATGGTAATAAAGGTTTTGGATACGACCCGATTTTTCTTCCCGAGGGACATGCAGAAACCTTTGCCCAAATGCCGCAAAAGCTAAAAAATTCCATCAGCCATAGAGCGCTGGCTTTGAAGGCATTTTCAGATTGGCTAAAATCCTTTGACCTCAATTATATTGACAATTAA
- a CDS encoding DUF3108 domain-containing protein, whose product MKNIVFTALIFFSGVMRAEVPWSVGENLRFSVQYGAVTAGEAVMEVQGYETISGKQTYKFVSYLRTNDYFSKIFRIEDTYHSYMDIDLLSSRKFVKHIEEGSYTADREILFIPEMNVAIYDDEKFTIESNTQDLLSCIYFARTLPLTVGERYPINIHDSKKNFSGYIDVLRSETVSTPLGEFDCVVSRATVEGATIFASRDGLEVWYTNDKWHIPVLISLKIMIGSIQMVLVDADMGN is encoded by the coding sequence GTGAAAAATATAGTTTTTACTGCATTGATATTTTTTTCAGGAGTCATGAGAGCTGAAGTCCCATGGTCTGTCGGTGAAAACCTGAGATTTTCGGTTCAATACGGAGCTGTTACGGCAGGTGAAGCTGTCATGGAAGTTCAAGGCTATGAAACAATCTCGGGAAAACAAACTTATAAATTCGTCAGTTATCTCAGGACCAACGATTATTTTTCGAAAATTTTCAGGATTGAAGATACTTATCACAGCTATATGGATATAGATCTTCTGTCTTCTAGAAAATTCGTCAAGCACATAGAAGAAGGCTCCTATACCGCAGACAGGGAAATTCTGTTCATCCCGGAAATGAACGTTGCCATATACGACGATGAAAAGTTTACAATCGAATCGAACACCCAAGACCTGTTGTCTTGCATCTATTTCGCCAGAACTCTACCTCTGACAGTCGGAGAGAGATACCCGATAAACATACACGACTCAAAGAAGAACTTCTCCGGTTACATAGACGTCTTGCGTTCGGAAACAGTAAGTACTCCTCTTGGCGAATTTGATTGTGTCGTATCCAGAGCCACAGTGGAAGGAGCGACAATCTTCGCGAGCAGGGACGGGCTTGAAGTCTGGTACACGAACGACAAATGGCACATTCCGGTTCTGATCAGCCTGAAAATCATGATCGGCTCTATCCAGATGGTTCTCGTCGATGCAGACATGGGGAACTGA
- the trmFO gene encoding methylenetetrahydrofolate--tRNA-(uracil(54)-C(5))-methyltransferase (FADH(2)-oxidizing) TrmFO, which produces MPETVNIAGAGLAGCEAAWQIAEAGFEVNLFESRPKVNTGAHKTDSGAELVCSNSFKSTQNTNAHGLLKQEMKILNSLILNCAEKTAIPGGKALVVDREKFSDLVTSEIIKHKKINFIREEVKRPSRDLWIIATGPLSSESISLWLRELTGRDFLYFTDAMSPIVELDEIDLETCYMAGRYGFGDDYLNCPFDENSYNRFWHEIVKAEKIESHFDENVFFQGCMPVEEIAAGGSDSLRFGLMKPKGLINPKTGKEPFAVCQLRRENQDLHRWNLVGFQTRLKWPEQKRVFSKIPGLDRARFVRYGQAHRNTYINSPRILRENSFFIGNTTYSIAGQLCGVEGYSESAATGLLSAFEVLSILKKVPFHPPPKDTMSGGLLNYIHTVKGNFQPSAANFSLLEGLSKIFIKKTERKKFLSDIALESMENWKEHFVETFLTGKNPR; this is translated from the coding sequence ATGCCTGAAACGGTAAACATAGCGGGTGCGGGTTTGGCTGGTTGCGAAGCGGCATGGCAAATCGCAGAAGCCGGATTTGAGGTCAATTTATTCGAAAGCAGGCCTAAAGTGAACACGGGCGCTCATAAAACCGATTCAGGGGCTGAACTCGTTTGTTCTAACTCTTTTAAAAGCACCCAAAACACCAACGCCCACGGGTTGCTGAAACAAGAGATGAAAATCCTGAATTCCCTGATTCTGAATTGCGCTGAAAAAACTGCTATTCCTGGCGGCAAAGCTCTCGTCGTGGACAGAGAGAAATTTTCTGATCTTGTGACAAGTGAAATCATTAAACACAAAAAGATCAATTTTATCCGGGAAGAAGTCAAAAGACCATCGCGAGATCTTTGGATTATCGCGACAGGTCCTCTCTCTTCAGAGTCCATTTCCCTATGGCTCAGGGAATTGACCGGCAGAGATTTCCTTTACTTCACCGACGCCATGTCGCCTATTGTAGAATTAGATGAGATTGATTTGGAAACCTGCTACATGGCTGGGAGATACGGATTCGGAGACGACTACCTCAACTGCCCTTTTGATGAAAATTCTTACAATCGGTTTTGGCATGAAATAGTCAAAGCGGAAAAAATCGAATCTCATTTCGACGAAAATGTTTTCTTCCAGGGCTGTATGCCGGTAGAGGAAATCGCCGCAGGGGGTTCCGACTCACTCCGTTTTGGCCTCATGAAACCAAAAGGCTTGATAAACCCCAAAACCGGCAAAGAACCTTTTGCTGTCTGCCAATTGAGAAGAGAAAACCAGGATTTGCATAGATGGAATTTGGTCGGTTTTCAGACGAGGCTGAAGTGGCCCGAACAAAAAAGGGTGTTTTCGAAAATTCCGGGTTTGGACAGGGCAAGGTTTGTCCGATACGGCCAAGCCCACAGAAACACATATATAAACTCCCCGAGAATTTTAAGGGAAAATTCTTTCTTCATAGGAAACACGACATACAGCATAGCCGGTCAGCTCTGCGGTGTTGAAGGATATTCCGAATCCGCCGCAACCGGTCTTTTATCCGCTTTCGAAGTTTTGTCAATTTTAAAAAAAGTGCCTTTTCATCCCCCTCCCAAGGATACAATGTCAGGAGGGCTTTTAAATTATATCCACACTGTCAAGGGAAATTTTCAACCTTCAGCCGCCAACTTTTCTCTTTTGGAGGGTCTTTCGAAAATTTTCATAAAAAAAACAGAGAGGAAGAAATTCCTTTCAGACATAGCTCTCGAGTCTATGGAAAATTGGAAAGAGCATTTTGTAGAGACGTTTTTGACCGGTAAAAATCCGCGGTAA